The Candidatus Phytoplasma asteris DNA segment CAACCAGAAAGTTTAGAGGTTTAATTAGATGAAAAAAGTAAATTATTTTGGTACTGGTCGTCGTAAAAGTGCTGTGGCAAGAGTTATTTTAACTAATGGTACTGGCAAAATTACAATCAATACTAGAGATTTTGAAAAATATTTACCATTACCTGCAACACGACTAGAAATGATTCAACCTTTAGAATTAACTGAAAAAAGAGAAGCTTTTGATGTAAGTGTTAATGTAAACGGCGGAGGGCTTTCAGCTCAAGCAGGCGCTATTCGTTTAGGAATTGCACGCGCTTTAATTGAAAGTGTTCCCGAATTAAGAGCCATTTTAAAAAAAGCTGGTTTATTAACTCGCGATGCTCGTTGTGTTGAACGCAAAAAATACGGTTTAAAAAAAGCTCGTCGAGCACCACAATTTTCCAAACGTTAATCCAAAAAAAGAACTTTGTCAAAAAGTTCCTTTTTTTTAAATTTTCCACCAACACCTCCCCTATCGATTTTAAATTAAAAGGAAAACCCTTACTGTAACTATGAAAAAAATTAAAGTTCGTTATGCTCCAAGCCCTACTGGTTTTTTGCATATAGGAAATGCCCGCACTGCTTTATTCAATTATTTGTTTGCCAAAAAAAATCAAGGAGAGTTTATCATCCGCATCGAAGACACCGATTTTTCACGCAATGTTGAAGGCGGCGAGGCTTCTCAATTAAAAAATTTACGTTGGTTAGGAATTGATTGGAGCGAAGGGCCCGATATCCAAGGACCTTTTGGACCTTATCGCCAATCAGAAAGACTTGCCATTTACCAAAAATACGCCCAAAAACTACTTGATCAAGATCTCGCTTACAAAGAATTTCAAGAAGGACACACCACTTT contains these protein-coding regions:
- the rpsI gene encoding 30S ribosomal protein S9, with the protein product MKKVNYFGTGRRKSAVARVILTNGTGKITINTRDFEKYLPLPATRLEMIQPLELTEKREAFDVSVNVNGGGLSAQAGAIRLGIARALIESVPELRAILKKAGLLTRDARCVERKKYGLKKARRAPQFSKR